Within Mustela lutreola isolate mMusLut2 chromosome 10, mMusLut2.pri, whole genome shotgun sequence, the genomic segment TTTTTCATAGAACgcagtagaaagaaaatgaacgtTCGTATTTGATTGGGTCGGGAACTCATACCTatgtgaaaaatatatgtattagattaATTAATCAAGCTCTTTACTATTTCatatgctaaatttttttttaaagattttatttatttatttgacagagagagatcacaagtagacagaggcaggcagagagagagagagggaagcaggctccctgctgagcagagagcccgatgcgggcctcgatcctaggaccctgagatcatgacctgagccgaaggcagtggcttaacccactgagccacccaggcaccctcatatgCTAAGTTTTTTTCATTAAGTAACACTTCCAAGCCATTTGTCTTCCTTCTAATAGGGGTATCAAAGGTCTTCTTGTGCAGATgggattaatttttaaagttttaaattaggtggccatatttttctgttttgatgctaggattttgctgtatgctaATAATAATCTCCTTAATATAAGTTTTTGAACAAACACTAAGTTCCCCACATTTATACTGCTAAAGAACATGAGCAAAAAACAAGATTTGAATCAggtctcttggggtgcctgggtggctcattgggttgggccgctgccttcggctcgggtcatgatctcagggtcctgggatcgagccccgcatcgggctctctgctccgcggggagcctgcttccctctctctctctctcctctctgcctacttgtgatctctgtctgtcaaataaataaataaaatcttaaaaaaaaaaaatgaatcaggtCTCTTTGGCATCAAACTTTGCCACCTCCTAATATAAGTAATTTtcattggggggcacctggcttgctcagttggtggagtgtgtaactcttgatctcggggttgtacgtttgagccccatgttgggtgtagagatgacttaaaaataaaatcttaaaaaaaaaaaaataagtaattttaattgaaatgtttttgaaagaaatgaaattaaaaccagAGTTTTACTGTCTTTTATTCTGGGATTCCTTCTGTGTACATAATGCTACATGCTAATTCAAAATTCAAGAAATTGGCCAAACCCTCTTCAGTTAAAGACTAATTAAGATGGGCTTGCTTTTCTCCTCAGTGATTCTTTTTCTGCATTCAAATTCAGCAAACATCTTTGGGCCTTACTTTGTGTCAGACCCTAAACTGAATTGCTTCCAATACATGGCAATATTGTTATTAAGATTTAatagatgaggggtgcctggctggctcagtgggttaaagcctctctgccttcagcttaggtcatgatcccagggtcctgggattgagcctggcatctggctctctgcttagcagtgagcctgcttcccccaccccaccccccgcctgcgtctctgcctacttgtgatctctgttaaataaataaataaaatatttaaaaaaaaaaaaaaagatttaatagaTGAGACATGGAGTGGATAAGAAAAGTGCTAAAGATTTTTCTTCAGAACGAGTTTAGTGTAATCATAATAACATAGCAATCATTTTAGAACATATTTGAACCTAGAATGCTGTGTAGCGTGACTCTACAATTAGGATACCTCCTTTCACTATCCTGTTTCTGTTGAGAGGCAGTTTAGTCAGTAAAATAAAGATTGAGGTCTGGCTTCCaaattttaatgactttattgagatttaatttaattcatataccatacaattcacccagtTAAGTATACTTTTCAGCGTTTTTCAGTATATTCACGGGGTTGTCCAACCATCATAGCTTCTAATTTTTGAACCTGGCTATTGGTTATTGGTTTAGTCCATTATTACTGGTCATGctttcagataagaaaacagaagcaaggaAACATGGGTGGCTCCATtattaagcctctgcgtttggctcaggtcatgatcccaggacactgggatcgagtctggtatcaggctccttgctcagcgggaagcctgcttctcccgctctcactccccctgcttgtattccctttcctgctatctctctctgtcaaataaataaatataatctttttttttttttaatgaaaatagaatcatatagtgTAAAAGAATTTAGATTCAGTCTGTTCTTTCCTGATTCATCATTGTTCAAAGTCCATTAATTTTCCTCTTTCAGTTCTAGTACAGAAAACTTTCCCAATTCCCATCAGAAATGTGTACTTATGGGAATGTTAAGCTGATTTTCGTTAGTACCATAAACAGAGAAGCCTTGGAATGTGAAATCCTCATGCTTGTAATGTAATTCTTTAAGTCCATTGCAATAGACGTACTATAAAGGAGAACCCAAAGAATGTATGCAATTAATACTAAGTGTGCCTTTCTCgggttaaaagaaacaaaaacaccctTATACATGGTTATATCCATTCTGAGTCCCCATTCACTAAAGAGATCAAACCTTGGATATGGAAGTTAGGTACTGATCTCTCTCATTGACTTCACTTTCACATTAGAAAGTCACTTGAGGATCATCATGTACTTAACGTactatattatatgaatatatatttaatatacttggTATGCACTTGCATATATGAAAAGcaatttctgttttcaaagcGCTCCTGCATTTTCAGACAGTTAATGGTTGAAACACTCCCTGGGAGGTAGGAGGTTTTTACTCTGTTTTTGATGGGTAAAATGGGCTAACAGGCACACTTACTGAAGTCCTGTGTTTGAGATAAGAGCTAGTCGGTGGCTGACGTTGCAGGAAAGTACTGGTTTCCTGCCTTATGGGCCCAGGCACTCCCTTAAGACTACATTTAAACCATGCATGCCTCGGTTTGTTTCCACCTTGTGACTTACCTGTAAAATGTGCGATCTGTACAGGGGCATGCTAGATGAAGAATGGGATAACAATGGAATTATTTGTAGTTTCTCTAATACCTAACTTCTCCCATATCTCCAGGCCTTTGTGCTTGCTACTTCTGTCAAAATCCTATTTCCTAccctcccaggcaccctatgaCAGTCCCCCTTCTTCTGATCTCAACTTGGAAACCACCTCTCTGTGGAGCCCTACCCCCGGTTATCAGATGCAGACGTGGGTTTGTGCTGTCCTACACCTCCTATATTTTGTATTAACCCAGTCAGGGCAGTTTTCTTACTGTGTTGTAATAGCACACTTACTGCTAATGGGATGTCCACTAGACTGGGAACTCCTGGAGGGCAAGGACTAAGTTACATCATGTCCACATTCCCCTCCCTGGTGCCTGGCTCATGGTTTTTGACATCGTGAAAGGTCACCTTAGGGAAGGAGGTGGTGATTACATAATttcatttctccatctcctcaaaGCCAAGGACAAGGGTCAGAAGTTCCCTCCTTCAGCAGCCGACCGTAGCCAACAGCACAGCCACTGGAAGACTGCATGATAGAGGAGATAGGAAGATGAAAGATTCTGTTAACCGTGTCACTTAATTAGCCCGGGGAGGTCTGTTAAGCTTTTTGTGCTCCGGTTTCTGCATCCTGGTAGCCAGTAGCAGTGCCTCATTCCCCGGGTTACAGTGAAAGTCCGCAGAAGTATTTCATAGAAAAATAGTTTGCAAACTGCACACACAAGGGGTAAGGAAGAGAGGCAGCATCACCCGCTAGAAGGAGCATGTGGCTTGGCCTAATCTGAGATTTTTCAATCCAGATTTCTCCACTAATTATTTGACTTCCACAACTTAATCCCTGCAGGCCAGTTTCTCTGTCAGGGGAAAATAATCCCACTGTGGCAAATGAGAGTAACGTGAGGGTTAGAAGAAATTCGGGCGGTGTTCCACTGGCGTTCATCTGTGCGCCTTGAGCTGGTCCCAGCCAGAGCTGTTGCACATGGTAGATTCATACCTCTGTACCTACTTTTCTGTGGTAGATTCAGTCCTTTGTCGTCCGGGGAGAGTAGGTCCCTGGCCTCCGACCCCAGCCAGCCTGTGCAAGCCTTGGATGAGGGAAGGCGGAGTTTTTGTCTGCTGACACTGAGTGTTTGTAGGGCATatacttttatcatttctttttgaaactttttattgaagttaaaacataataaataaccaAAAGGCACATAGCCTCAATGTACAGATCACATTTTATAAACCGAGCAGACCCACATAACTAGACCATTCATTCCCATGGATGCCTGATATTCCACTTTGTGAATATGCCacgtttcattttttcattctacCGGTGGTAGACGTGTAGCTAGCTTCCAGTGTAGGGCGATTGCAACTAGTGCTTCTGGGAATGTCTTTTATATGTGGCTTTTGATAAggatatgtttttcttctgggtATATTGCTGGGTTATAGAGTGTGCACATGTTCAACTTTAGTAGATATTAACCCAGAAGTTTCCCagcatggtgttttttttttttttttttttttttttttttaagattttatttatttatttgacagagagaaatcacaagtagatggagaggcaggcagagagagagagagagagggaagcaggctccctgctgagcagagagcccgatgcgggactcgatcccaggaccctgagatcatgacctgagccgaaggcagcggcttaacccactgagccacccaggcgcccctcccagcaTGGTTTTATCGGTTTACTCCTACCAGCAGTATTTAAGGGTTCTCCttgctccccatcctcaccagcacttgatattatctgtctttttcattttggtgGCTTTTATATAATTAGGTAGCATTTTGGAAGTAGAACTGTTCCCTCACCCCACAAAACCTGAAACTCTAAACTGTAATACATTCATTTCAGGAATGCGTCCCACACAGAAGCAGATTATACCAGATGTAAAACTCCTATGATAGTGCTTGGCATATGGGAGGAAGGTGACACATAACTAGCTGCCGttgttgtcatcatcatcatcattgttgtCACTGAATGCCTTCTCTGTtcttgagaggagagagagtagGTCACAGTGGATGGCAGGTGAATAGGAAGGCATAGTCCCTGCCCACATCCTTTAGGAAGGAGCTCATGATCTACAGGAAGAGACAAATACTAGAAAAAGATATTATTAGACCATATGATGGGAGTTTTGGGAAAAGAGGCGGTACCTGAGCTGGTGCTTGAGGAATCCGTAGGAGTTGAACAGAAAGAAGGGAAGTGGGCTGGAGGAAATGGCAGGGGCACGGAACCCTTGGCGTTCTGTGCTGTAGAGTAGACAGCATGCTGGAGGAGAAGAGCCCACGCTTGCATGCTGGTTCCCTGTTGTTCAGATGTTGGCACCCTTGCTGGGTTGTGGGGTCCTCATTAGCAATCATTTGGGGTCATTGTGAAGTTATAGTACTCTAGTGCTCTGTTCTCTGCCCCCACCTTTTAACTTTCTCCCTCCTCTGGGAAAGTGACCCACCTCCTCTTCTCACTCCTGGAATCAGAGCCTGTCCCGAGTCCAAGGTGCTGTAAAACCACAGAGGAAGCTTTAACGGCTACGAAATACTGGTTACAAGGATCCCACAGCTTCTTTGCTGTCTGAGCCTTTAGCTATTTATCTTTATGCAGAGGCCTGGCTTAGAGTTTTTATTCTTGTAAGGGCCTGAGTTGCACCGTGGTGGCATTTAGGTTTAATCAAATGCTCTTCGACCCGATACCATATGCAGAGAGCTGATCGCTGTTCTGGAGGGATGTTGAGGAGGAGGAGATGCTGATGATGGTAGTCAAGAGCCGTACGGTCTTTCCTTGGTGAAGCACCTGCTACGCGGCAGGCGTTGGCTAGAAGGGAATGAGGAGGGCAGGCATGGCCCCTGGCCCTTGGCTCTACTGAATTTAAAATCTGGTCTGGGATCAGACAAGTAGTCAGTTGGTCCCACCGCAGTGTGACAAAGACTGTCCTGGGCAAAGGGACAGAGTCCTGTGAGAGCACGTTGGAGAAGAGCCCCATGCAGACAGGGGTTAGGCAGGACTTTctgggaaagaagacagaaaccTGGTAGCCTAATGAAGGTGACTGGGAAGGAAGTAGAGGAAACAGTGCATAGAAGGACCTGAAGACAGGGGGGCAATGAGTGGCTGGTTGGAGAAGCTGGAAGACTTTATCAGCCTAGAGTGTAGAGAATCTTTGGAGAAGAGTTTTAACCAAAGGACCCGCAGCAGGTGGGAGATGCATTGAAGGAAGTCAAGagtggagacagacagacaaacatcatgtgatttcatttctatgtggaaaccataaaagacaaaacgaacaaacaaaaacagagattgACTCACAGGTGCAGAGAACAAACCTAAGGTTGCCAGAGGAAGGTGGCAGTGCAGGGATGaccaaaataggtgaaggggattgggGAGTACAGACTTCAGGTTACAAGACAAAGAAGTCATAGGAGTGAAACGTACAACGTAGGAggtacagtcaataatattgtaatcaTTTTGGTGACAGATGATGACCACACTGACCACAGTGAGCATTTTGTGATGTAcgtaattgttgaatcactgttttATACACCCAGAGCTAATGGAGCATTTCACGTCAACTCTactttaataacaataattaaataagtagctgaataaataaaaataaagactggaAGCAGAGAAACCAGTTGTAATAATTAGGACTTAACAGACAGGTAAGTAATATTCACAGCAGGATGACTTTCAAAATTCCCTTCTCCCCTCAGTTCTCCAACCCAAACATCCTGACTTCTTTAGAGCCCAATGCCACGATCTGAAGagtaaagaaaaatcttattagaaagaggtatttttttttcctattatttataTGTATGGCCCTTTAAAACCGTGGTCCTTGGGTGTGATTGGATGAAGTTCTTTGCCAGGAAGAAACCTGGGAGGTGTGTTCTGCAATCTCTGTATTTGAAGTAAGAGTCATGGTAACCTGTGGCTTGGTGCTGTGTTTGTGCATTCTGTGTAGGGACCAAAGAGCTCACATGACATGTGGTGAACTGTTTCTCATGGAGCTTGGCCCACTGCGCACTCCGGTAGCCTGGCTTCCTGCGTAAATTCCCAACCACTcacaaaaccaaacacacacacacacaagatgcAAGAGCTCAGGATAAAGGGATTCCAGTGGGAATGTTATCTCCCACTTCCTTggtcattttttaataaagattggTAGCCAGGCATTTCATACTTCAGCCTTGAAGTCTAGAAGTGTGATTTCTAGTGATCTTCACTAAGTTTAAGGACAATGGAATAGTTTCTATGTATTTGGAATCCTTGGGCTTACATTTACCTCTTACGTAAAAGACattccactttaaaaataaaaaaaaactatagatagGAGAATTGCTATTACAAATGAGTAGatattcattgtattttattaagaaatatcaTGTTCCTGCCTTGTACAGCACGAGATGTATGTAGAGAGTTTCAGAAGAAACAAGACAGCGTCCCGACTTTCAGAGACTTTGAAACAGAGCCCGCAGAGTCAGTGTTCTGATCCCACCACTCTCTGTTTTGTCATCCAAGAGAGATACTAGTAACCAGTCATTTCACACTTCTTTGCCTCAGAATcagcctcagaatccttctcaacacagcAGTCCAGGCAACTTTGGCgtcattagatttttaaaaacctgttttctttcctttattttaaaatataatatattcccAGAATTTTCGATTTTTGTCTggccttttatctttctttctttttactagCTTTTCAAAGAATTACGTCATATTCTAGTTGAATACTGGAACCTGAGAGcatctcaaaaaagtaaaatgtgataGTGTTACTTTTCAAGAAGCTGAAACTTTCAGATTCACATGTATGATCACAGAGGCCCATTCCCAGCACTTGCCCTAGAAACTTTGAGTTTTTCTTGCTTTCGTCAAGGATGATTGTCCTTTGTACTTTTATTCTTTGTAGGAATTGTTTCAGGACTGTAACACTGCCAGCCATCAGTGACTGGTGACCATATTTTCAGGTGATCTGGTACTGGACTTCCCTTTGTTGTGTCTGGGGTCGCTGCTTTGGTAGAGATCAAAGGTCTTGCCGGCCCTGACCTCTTTGGTGTCTTGTCACTGATGATTCCACCTGTGTCTCTGGCCCTCTTTTCATGCCACAGGCGGTTCCACAGGGGCATTTAAAGGCCAAAGTTCCAGTTCTATATATTGATAAACCCCAAGTATGTATATACTAAGACTCCTCTTAAACTCTAGGCCCTTAATTTCAGCTGTCCATGGCACATTTCCaccagaatgagaagagctaacgTAACAAGGGAACAAGTACTGTGGCCAGAGGCTAGAGCTTTATAATCAATACTTAACTTAAGCTTTCTAATATCCCTCAGAAGTTATCATCCCCATTATACAGATGGAAAACACAAGACTTTGGAGAATCATACCGTTAGTAAGTGATCAGCCTGAATCTGGTACACAAAGCTTATGTAGAGTTTAATAGTATATACGGACTCTTCCATTTTGGCTTGTACAAAATAGAAGTCCTCTCACCTCACTTCCTGAGACTCCAGTCTTAACCTTGAATCTGTCCAGTCCAGATACCCTCATGTTCTCACATCCTTCTTCAAGGTCCAGGAAGTTAAAAATCTTTCAATTCTGGCTCCAAAACAACTCTCAGACTTTTCCGCCCTTTCTACTCCAACTCTTCAGCACACTGCCCTTATTTCTCACCTAGGAAGCattcttcaggggcgcctgggtggctcagtgggttaagcctctgccttcggctcaggtcatggtctcagggtcctgggatcaagccccgcgtctagctctctgctcagcagggagcctgcttcctcctctctctctgtctctgcctgcctctctgcctacttgtggtctctctctgtcaaataaataaataaaatctttaaaaaaaaaaaaaaaagaaagaaagaaagaaagcattcttCATTCCCTATCctgccccaactttttttttctcttctcttgggtgAGAAGAGAAAAGCTCCTAAGACAAACCacaattttttctcatagttccTTTTAGCTTATTTTCTACAATACCTACCTTGGATAAAAAGCTAGGACGTGAAAGAGAATGCTTTTGTTTGGAGCAAGTAAAgagtttttgtgtgtttgtttttcatttaatgttttcACTTCCATCTTTATAATGatgccttttgttttcttgttttctaggaatgtttACCCTTGCGGAAGTTGCTTCACTTAATGACATTCAACCAACTTACCGAATCCTGAAACCATGGTGGGACGTATTTATGGATTACCTGGCTGTCGTTATGTTGATGGTAGCCATCTTTGCAGGAACCATGCAACTTACCAAAGATCAGGTGGTCTGCTTGCCAGTATTGCCATCTCCTGTAAATTCAAAGGCACACACACCACTGGGAAATACCGACGTTACCACCAATATCCCCAAGATGGAAGCAGCCACTGACCAAGACCAAGACGGGCGGACGGCAAGTGACATTTCCTTTGGCACATCTGCTGTGACACCTGACATACCTCTCAGAGCCACATATCCTCACACAGATTCGACAGTTCCAAATCAGGAgacaaagaaggagaagaaagatccAACAGGCCGAAAGACAAACTTAGATTTTCagcaatatgtatttattaatcaGATGTGTTACCATCTGGCCCTTCCGTGGTATTCCAAGTACTTTCCATACCTTGCTCTCATACATACTATTATTCTCATGGTCAGTAGCAACTTTTGGTTCAAATATCCCAAAACATGCTCAAAAGTAGAACATTTTGTTTCAATACTAGGAAAGTGCTTTGAGTCTCCTTGGACTACCAAAGCGTTGTCTGAGACGGCGTGTGAAGACTCGGAGGAAAACAAGCAGAGAATAACAGGTGCCCAGACTCTACCAAAGCATGTGTCTACCAGCAGTGATGAGGGGAGCCCGAGTGCCAGTACCCCGATGATCAACAAGACAGGCTTCAAATTCTCAGCCGAGAAGCCTGTGATCGAGGTCCCCAGCATGACCATCTTGGATAAGAAAGACGGGGAACAGGCCAAAGCCCTGTTCGAGAAAGTGAGGAAGTTCCGTGCTCACGTGGAAGACAGTGACTTGATCTACAAACTTTATGTGGTCCAAACGTTCATCAAAACAGCCAAATTCATTTTCATCCTCTGCTATACTGCCAACTTCGTCAACGCCATCAGCTTCGAGCACGTCTGCAAGCCCAAAGTGGAGCACCTGACTGGCTATGAGGTGTTTGAGTGTACCCACAATATGGCTTACATGCTGAAGAAGCTTCTCATCAGTTACATATCCATTATCTGTGTTTATGGTTTTATCTGCCTCTACACTCTCTTCTGGTTGTTCAGGATACCTTTGAAGGAATATTCTTTCGAAAAAGTCAGAGAAGAGAGCAGTTTCAGTGACATTCCGGATGTCAAAAACGACTTCGCATTCCTCCTGCACATGGTAGACCAGTATGACCAACTGTATTCGAAGCGCTTTGGCGTGTTCCTGTCAGAAGTCAGTGAAAATAAACTTAGGGAAATTAGCTTGAACCACGAGTGGACATTCGAGAAACTTCGGCAGCACGTGTCCCGCAATGCCCAGGACAAGCAGGAGCTCCACCTATTCATGCTATCCGGCGTGCCCGACGCCGTCTTTGACCTCACAGACCTGGATGTGCTGAAACTTGAACTGATTCCGGAAGCTAAAATTCCTGCTAAGATCTCTCAGATGACTAACCTCCAAGAGCTCCACCTCTGCCACTGCCCTGCGAAAGTGGAACAGACAGCTTTTAGCTTCCTCCGCGATCACTTGAGATGCCTTCACGTGAAGTTCACCGACGTGGCTGAAATCCCTGCCTGGGTGTACCTGCTCAAAAACCTTCGGGAGTTGTACTTGATAGGCAATTTGAACTC encodes:
- the LRRC8D gene encoding volume-regulated anion channel subunit LRRC8D isoform X1 gives rise to the protein MFTLAEVASLNDIQPTYRILKPWWDVFMDYLAVVMLMVAIFAGTMQLTKDQVVCLPVLPSPVNSKAHTPLGNTDVTTNIPKMEAATDQDQDGRTASDISFGTSAVTPDIPLRATYPHTDSTVPNQETKKEKKDPTGRKTNLDFQQYVFINQMCYHLALPWYSKYFPYLALIHTIILMVSSNFWFKYPKTCSKVEHFVSILGKCFESPWTTKALSETACEDSEENKQRITGAQTLPKHVSTSSDEGSPSASTPMINKTGFKFSAEKPVIEVPSMTILDKKDGEQAKALFEKVRKFRAHVEDSDLIYKLYVVQTFIKTAKFIFILCYTANFVNAISFEHVCKPKVEHLTGYEVFECTHNMAYMLKKLLISYISIICVYGFICLYTLFWLFRIPLKEYSFEKVREESSFSDIPDVKNDFAFLLHMVDQYDQLYSKRFGVFLSEVSENKLREISLNHEWTFEKLRQHVSRNAQDKQELHLFMLSGVPDAVFDLTDLDVLKLELIPEAKIPAKISQMTNLQELHLCHCPAKVEQTAFSFLRDHLRCLHVKFTDVAEIPAWVYLLKNLRELYLIGNLNSENNKMIGLESLRELRHLKILHVKSNLTKVPSNITDVAPHLTKLVIHNDGTKLLVLNSLKKMMNVAELELQNCELERIPHAIFSLSNLQELDLKSNNIRTIEEIISFQHLKRLTCLKLWHNKIATIPPSITHVKNLESLYFSNNKLESLPVAVFSLQKLRCLDVSYNNISVIPIEIGLLQNLQHLHITGNKVDILPKQLFKCMKLRTLNLGQNCITFLPEKIGQLSQLTQLELKGNCLDRLPAQLGQCRLLKKSGLVVEDHLFDTLPLEVKEALNQDINIPFANGI
- the LRRC8D gene encoding volume-regulated anion channel subunit LRRC8D isoform X2 — encoded protein: MWEGMFTLAEVASLNDIQPTYRILKPWWDVFMDYLAVVMLMVAIFAGTMQLTKDQVVCLPVLPSPVNSKAHTPLGNTDVTTNIPKMEAATDQDQDGRTASDISFGTSAVTPDIPLRATYPHTDSTVPNQETKKEKKDPTGRKTNLDFQQYVFINQMCYHLALPWYSKYFPYLALIHTIILMVSSNFWFKYPKTCSKVEHFVSILGKCFESPWTTKALSETACEDSEENKQRITGAQTLPKHVSTSSDEGSPSASTPMINKTGFKFSAEKPVIEVPSMTILDKKDGEQAKALFEKVRKFRAHVEDSDLIYKLYVVQTFIKTAKFIFILCYTANFVNAISFEHVCKPKVEHLTGYEVFECTHNMAYMLKKLLISYISIICVYGFICLYTLFWLFRIPLKEYSFEKVREESSFSDIPDVKNDFAFLLHMVDQYDQLYSKRFGVFLSEVSENKLREISLNHEWTFEKLRQHVSRNAQDKQELHLFMLSGVPDAVFDLTDLDVLKLELIPEAKIPAKISQMTNLQELHLCHCPAKVEQTAFSFLRDHLRCLHVKFTDVAEIPAWVYLLKNLRELYLIGNLNSENNKMIGLESLRELRHLKILHVKSNLTKVPSNITDVAPHLTKLVIHNDGTKLLVLNSLKKMMNVAELELQNCELERIPHAIFSLSNLQELDLKSNNIRTIEEIISFQHLKRLTCLKLWHNKIATIPPSITHVKNLESLYFSNNKLESLPVAVFSLQKLRCLDVSYNNISVIPIEIGLLQNLQHLHITGNKVDILPKQLFKCMKLRTLNLGQNCITFLPEKIGQLSQLTQLELKGNCLDRLPAQLGQCRLLKKSGLVVEDHLFDTLPLEVKEALNQDINIPFANGI